One part of the Populus alba chromosome 18, ASM523922v2, whole genome shotgun sequence genome encodes these proteins:
- the LOC118040670 gene encoding uncharacterized protein, translating to MRGGQSNGGGLGRIASPDKGAHDKRSNNHTHHHHNSSKNHENHNNNKSAASSDTKKAGGSSSGGSGEPPPPPPPPAVWPPKFVIALTNKEKEEDFFVFKGSKLPQRPKKRAKFIQRTLNLVSPGAWLCDLTLERYEVREKKITKKRPRGLKAMGNVDSDSE from the exons ATGAGAGGAGGCCAGAGCAACGGTGGTGGTCTGGGTAGGATTGCTTCACCAGACAAGGGTGCGCACGATAAGAGGAGTAACAACCatacccaccaccaccacaatagCAGCAAAAACCATGAGAATCATAACAATAACAAATCAGCGGCATCTTCGGATACCAAGAAAGCAGGAGGGTCATCTTCTGGGGGAAGTGGagaaccaccaccaccaccaccaccaccagcagTTTGGCCACCAAAGTTTGTTATTGCTTTAACtaataaagagaaagaagaagatttcTTTGTCTTTAAAGGGTCCAAGCTGCCTCAAAGACCCAAAAAGAGAGCCAAATTCATTCAGCGCACCCTCAAT CTTGTGAGCCCCGGAGCATGGCTATGTGATTTGACACTAGAACGTTATGAAGTCAGAGAGAAGAAGATCACCAAGAAG AGACCAAGAGGGTTGAAGGCCATGGGAAATGTAGACTCTGACTCTGAgtag